In Candidatus Cloacimonadota bacterium, a genomic segment contains:
- a CDS encoding T9SS type A sorting domain-containing protein gives MRALLSFACFLALVASASILTAQTPQWLWAYQMEAPINILPYATATDGSGNCFVTGWFSGNAVFGSVTLECAGGDDIFLAKYSPSGELLWATRGGGPGGDESFGITADDAGNVWITGYAGDGAVFGSTTLSGGSGFIFVAKANPNGTWLWANKNGDTGAYGDDRGHAITADPQGNSYITGYIKGNAIFGDTILNTLSGDEPAAFVAKLDSSGEWVWSYPTFGITYGDRSWGHGIDVDGFGDLVIAGLFMGQMAVGSTQLASDGLDAFVAKFSGQSWSWARKAGGGMSDKAWAVAADNAGNCYVAGCFTVSASFGPITLTSSDAGGDGFVGKLDQSGSWLWVAQAGGAGSQDLRGIALGGEGNVCVGGYYSDPTICGSHVLPSSAGGFDCLAAKLDPAGNFIWALGAGGGGEDWTQGISCDTEGNSFPVGRFGTAAVFGGNSLYQIIGPYGGFVAKASSGGSFSDDQQVPEAAGPRLSVWPNPLLMGDTAVLKADLPEDESASVSIHNLRGQLLKVWDFSAGTSEAVFNTAGLPTGIYLCRLKSAGAVRVAKLVIMP, from the coding sequence ATGCGAGCTTTACTAAGTTTTGCCTGCTTTCTGGCGCTTGTTGCATCCGCCAGCATTCTCACAGCCCAAACCCCCCAATGGCTTTGGGCCTACCAGATGGAAGCTCCCATCAACATCCTGCCCTACGCCACGGCTACCGACGGTTCCGGCAACTGCTTTGTGACCGGCTGGTTCAGCGGCAACGCCGTTTTTGGCTCAGTCACCCTGGAGTGCGCCGGAGGCGATGACATCTTCCTGGCCAAATACTCTCCCTCCGGTGAACTGCTCTGGGCCACGCGGGGCGGGGGGCCCGGCGGCGATGAGTCTTTTGGGATCACAGCAGATGACGCCGGCAACGTGTGGATCACCGGTTATGCCGGGGATGGCGCGGTTTTTGGTTCCACCACCCTTTCCGGAGGGAGCGGCTTCATTTTCGTGGCCAAAGCAAACCCCAACGGAACCTGGCTTTGGGCGAACAAAAACGGCGACACCGGAGCCTACGGCGACGACCGCGGACATGCCATAACTGCCGATCCGCAGGGCAACTCCTATATTACAGGCTACATTAAGGGCAATGCCATCTTTGGTGATACGATCCTGAACACTCTCAGTGGCGATGAGCCGGCAGCTTTCGTTGCCAAGCTGGACTCTTCAGGCGAATGGGTTTGGTCCTATCCAACCTTCGGAATCACCTACGGCGACAGATCCTGGGGCCACGGCATTGACGTGGATGGCTTTGGAGATCTGGTGATCGCGGGTCTGTTCATGGGCCAGATGGCGGTGGGAAGCACCCAACTGGCCAGCGATGGACTGGACGCCTTTGTGGCAAAATTCAGCGGCCAGTCCTGGTCCTGGGCCAGGAAAGCCGGAGGGGGCATGTCTGACAAGGCTTGGGCTGTGGCCGCGGATAACGCTGGCAACTGCTATGTGGCTGGATGTTTCACTGTTTCCGCCAGTTTTGGCCCCATTACCCTTACCAGCAGTGACGCGGGAGGGGACGGTTTCGTGGGTAAACTTGATCAGTCCGGCTCCTGGCTGTGGGTGGCCCAGGCAGGAGGCGCTGGCTCACAAGACCTGCGCGGCATCGCCCTCGGGGGTGAAGGAAATGTCTGCGTGGGCGGCTACTATAGCGATCCGACCATTTGCGGAAGCCACGTGTTGCCAAGCTCTGCCGGAGGTTTTGATTGCCTTGCCGCAAAGTTGGATCCGGCAGGGAATTTCATCTGGGCTTTGGGCGCGGGAGGCGGAGGCGAGGACTGGACCCAGGGGATTTCCTGTGACACTGAGGGCAACAGCTTTCCCGTTGGCAGGTTCGGCACCGCGGCTGTATTCGGAGGCAACAGCCTCTACCAAATCATTGGACCATACGGTGGATTTGTAGCCAAGGCTTCTTCCGGCGGATCTTTCAGCGACGATCAACAGGTGCCGGAAGCGGCTGGACCGCGCCTGAGCGTGTGGCCCAATCCTTTGCTTATGGGAGACACTGCTGTGCTGAAAGCGGATCTGCCGGAAGACGAATCAGCTTCGGTAAGCATACATAACCTGCGGGGCCAACTGCTGAAAGTTTGGGATTTTAGCGCTGGAACCAGTGAAGCAGTCTTTAACACTGCCGGTCTACCGACCGGTATCTACCTCTGCCGCTTAAAATCAGCTGGCGCGGTCCGGGTGGCCAAGCTGGTGATCATGCCTTGA
- a CDS encoding NUDIX hydrolase yields the protein MLEHEEPQYPEVKFCQGCGGRLVPREDHEGKARLVCEACGRVQYKNPIPAVAVLVLNAAGELLLVKRKLPPRAGMWALPSGYMEIYLTPEENAVAELKEETGLEGEVERFIAWYYGYSPIYERVLSLGFRMQVTGGKLQAGDDAEEAVFHPLKELPPIAFAAHRSFIRLETGLEI from the coding sequence ATGCTTGAACATGAAGAACCCCAATACCCCGAAGTGAAGTTCTGCCAAGGCTGCGGAGGCCGGCTGGTTCCCAGGGAGGACCACGAGGGCAAAGCCCGCCTGGTCTGCGAAGCTTGCGGCCGGGTGCAATACAAGAATCCCATCCCCGCTGTGGCCGTCCTGGTGCTCAACGCGGCCGGGGAACTGCTGTTGGTGAAGCGGAAACTCCCTCCCAGGGCGGGAATGTGGGCCCTGCCCAGCGGCTATATGGAGATATATCTTACGCCCGAAGAGAACGCCGTGGCTGAACTGAAGGAAGAAACCGGGCTGGAGGGTGAGGTGGAGCGCTTCATCGCTTGGTACTACGGCTACAGCCCCATCTACGAGCGCGTGCTGAGCCTGGGTTTCCGGATGCAAGTGACCGGGGGAAAACTGCAGGCCGGAGATGATGCTGAGGAGGCCGTGTTCCATCCCCTGAAAGAACTGCCGCCCATCGCCTTTGCCGCTCACCGCAGCTTCATCAGGCTGGAGACAGGGCTGGAGATCTAG
- a CDS encoding transcriptional repressor, whose protein sequence is MIAKQIFAERLESFLAKAKERGVRVTPQRLAIHRIVASSEDHPGAEEVHKKLRRRFPTVSLDTVYRTLRLLEELELVSAVHPHHDTQRFDANTRPHHHFICLRCELIRDFTNPRLSALSIPSESLAFGLPRDLSVEVRGVCNNCLNKPGKNRKN, encoded by the coding sequence ATGATTGCCAAACAGATATTTGCCGAACGCTTGGAAAGCTTTCTGGCCAAGGCGAAGGAACGCGGCGTACGGGTTACGCCCCAGCGCCTGGCCATCCACCGGATCGTGGCTTCCAGCGAAGACCATCCCGGGGCGGAGGAGGTGCACAAAAAACTTCGCCGCCGCTTTCCCACCGTCTCGCTGGACACGGTCTACCGCACCCTCCGTTTGTTGGAGGAACTGGAACTGGTAAGCGCGGTACACCCTCACCACGATACTCAGCGTTTCGACGCCAACACCAGGCCACACCACCATTTCATCTGCCTCCGCTGCGAACTGATCCGCGACTTCACGAACCCCAGACTCAGCGCCCTCTCCATTCCCTCCGAAAGCCTGGCCTTTGGCCTGCCCCGGGACCTGAGTGTGGAGGTGCGCGGCGTTTGCAACAACTGCTTGAACAAACCAGGCAAGAACCGTAAAAACTAA